Proteins co-encoded in one Alphaproteobacteria bacterium PA2 genomic window:
- the dnaQ gene encoding DNA polymerase III subunit epsilon has protein sequence MAREIVLDTETTGFEPHLGHRLVELAALEIEDFIPTGRSFHIYIDPERDMPPEAEKVHGLSADFLRGKPKFADPEVALAFLDFVGDAPLVAHNAGFDRAFVNWELNTIGMAPLPEARWVDTLALARLRFPGMHNSLDALCKRFKISLSEREKHGALIDARLLAAVYLELKGGRERTLELVAETQTAAFGTLRENAYGPRSRPLAPRSSEAERAAHAAFVLGHLKSEMWKKHGV, from the coding sequence ATGGCCCGCGAGATTGTCCTCGATACTGAAACCACCGGATTCGAGCCCCATCTGGGCCACCGGCTGGTGGAGCTCGCCGCCCTGGAAATCGAAGACTTCATCCCGACGGGGCGCAGTTTCCACATCTATATCGATCCTGAACGGGACATGCCCCCCGAGGCCGAGAAGGTTCACGGCCTGTCGGCCGATTTCCTGCGGGGCAAGCCGAAATTCGCGGACCCTGAAGTCGCCCTGGCCTTCCTCGACTTTGTCGGAGATGCGCCCCTGGTGGCGCACAATGCCGGCTTTGACCGGGCCTTCGTGAACTGGGAGCTGAACACCATCGGCATGGCGCCCCTGCCCGAAGCGCGGTGGGTCGACACCCTGGCCCTGGCCCGCCTGCGGTTTCCCGGCATGCACAATTCCCTCGACGCCCTGTGCAAGCGCTTCAAGATTTCCCTGTCCGAACGGGAAAAACACGGCGCCCTGATCGACGCCCGCCTGCTGGCGGCGGTCTATCTGGAACTCAAGGGCGGCCGGGAGCGCACCCTTGAACTGGTGGCCGAGACGCAGACCGCGGCCTTCGGGACCCTGCGCGAAAACGCCTATGGCCCGAGATCGAGGCCCCTGGCGCCCCGGTCAAGCGAAGCCGAGCGCGCGGCGCACGCCGCCTTCGTCCTGGGCCATCTCAAGAGCGAGATGTGGAAGAAGCACGGGGTCTAG